Below is a window of Phoenix dactylifera cultivar Barhee BC4 unplaced genomic scaffold, palm_55x_up_171113_PBpolish2nd_filt_p 000097F, whole genome shotgun sequence DNA.
TAAATAATAGACTATTAAGAGAGGAGCTAGATTATGATGTATCTAAACTGCAGCAAGAACACTTGGTATTATTCACCGGGCCGaacaaagaacaaaaatatttatgatgctGTTTTGCATGCTATAGATGAAGACAAAGGTGAATTATCTTTGGCAAACAATAGTTTCGAAAATTTGATCTGAAGGAAAAATTGTTTTGACCTTTGCGTCTTCTAGCATAGCATCACTTTTGTTACCTGGTGGGCGAACAACACATTCAAGATTCGAGATACCAATTCAGGTTGATGAATATTCTACATGTGAAATAAAAAAGGGAACTTAGCTTGCAAAACTAATTGACTCTACGAGTTTAGTACTTTGGGATGAAGCTCCTATGAATTATAGAAATTATTTTGAAGCACTTGATAGATCtttaaaagatattttggaaaaaggaGATTCAAGTACTGAAGAAAAACCATTCGGTGGTAAAGCTATGCTTCTTGGAGAAGATTTTAGACAAGTTCTTCCTGTTGTTGTTGGATGAAGTAGAGCAGAAAGAGTTGATGCATCGATAAGTCGATCATACTTATGGAATTAATGcaagctttttattttttttaaaaaaatatgcaattGTTGAATAATGACTTGGATGAAGAATCAAAGATATCAATCGCTAATTTTGGCGGATGAATTCTGGATGTTAGTGATGGAAAAGCTTCTATTATTAAActagaagaaaatgaaagatttCGGACAACTTGCTTATAAAAACTGACAAAGATTATATTCAACATATTGCTTTCACAACTTATCCAAATTTTAAAGACAACTATGACAATTCTATGTATTTAGAGGAGAGACATATCATCACATTTAAAAATGAAACTGTTGATGAGATAAACATGTATCTACTTTCTTTGGTACCGGGTTAAGAAAAAGTATTTTGAGCTCTGATACAATCTGCAAAATGTCGACAGATGCTGCcgccaaaaattttctttatcgTATTGAATTTATAAACTCTTTAAAATTCAATGGTATTCCACATCATACTTTGGGTTCAAAAAAAGGTGTTCCAAAAGTAATCGAAGCAGGAATTGTCACTAGTAGTCATATTAGTGCCAAGGTTTATATTTCATGTATTATTATGCAAGTAATAGAAACAAAATGGCCGTTTATTTTCAAGAGAAGACAATTTTCAATGAGACTTTGCTATGCCATGACAATTAACAAAATTTAGGATCAAACATTGAAAACGGTTGGACTATACCTACCTAAGCTAGTGTTTGCTCATGGTCAGCTTTATGTTTCACTTTCATGACTTACATAAAATATGGGGCTTAagattttgataaaaaataaatttgcaaATCGTGATCGTTATACAAAAAATATTGTTTATCGAGAAATTTTTCTGACTTACCTTAAGGTAATTTTTTACAACATATTAATACATTATGAATTATCAAATGTCATTATTTTTTGTCTACTTTCGTAGTTCGTGTATGTATATCatattatatacatacatacatacatatatacatacatacatacatacatacatacatacatacatacatacatacatacatacatacatacatacatacatacatatatatatatatatatatatatatatatatatatatatataaccagaATAATAAGAGATATGGAATACAATTTGCTATCACATTTATTGTTGGAAAAATGCAATTGGAAAATAAAAGTTTGACTTGCAGGGGTTTGGGGTTCAATAAATCCCAACATGGACAACCAGTTGCTAATCATTGATTGTATCCTGATGGATGAATAGGTTATCACGACTATTCATAGTtgcttatcattttttttatatatgcatatactGCCTTTGTACTTCTGACAAATTTCTTTTATACAGAGAACTATAATCCAGGCATCAATACGTGAGGAAGATGCTGTACAATTTTGTGGCTTGCTCATCGAGGGGAATATATATATTCTTGAAAAATTCAATGTTGCTTTGAACAAAAAAAGTTTCAGAGCTGCTATAcatcaatatattatatatattaatagaTGGACAACCATCCAACAAATTGATAGCGACAATAGTTCCATACCTTTGCAAAAATTCAACTTTATTGATCTTGATGACCTACAATTTAGAAATTATAACGATCTTCATTTGAGAGGTATACATAAATTTTAGCCGTCATGGCTTATTGGTATTGAACAAAGAAGTAtgcaaattttctatattgatgCATTTACTTTGCAGATGTCATAGGTCATATTGTGACTGTTGGATCTCTTGATCAAGTATATGTCAGGCAAAAGTTGGTTTATAAAAACAACTTGGAGAAGAAAATCTAGAGTAACATATATTCACTCAACTGCTTTTTTGATTaacattatatattttttttgctcttttatttttcttatatttgaatACTGTGATGTCGTTGAAtaaccataaaaaaaaattatttaatcttTAGCAATCAAAAGGTGACCATCACCTTATGGGCTAAATTTGTTGAAGAGATTAATCAAGACATTATTTgtgaaaaggagagagatggtccGATCGTAATTATTTTGACAGGCATAATTGTAAAAACAAATAAAGGTAGTTTTTTGctacactatttttttttacaaaaatcaATATTGTAATTCTTAAAATACTTTTCCTATTTTGTATCTATAGAAAAAATATGCTTATCGACATCTTCGGCATCAAGATATTACATGGATATGCAAATGTTGGAAATACTGGAGTACCAAAATAGGTTATGACataatatgaaataaaataatgtatTCAACAAAAAAGTTAGATTTATCCACTATCATCTAACTATACCTATGAATTTGTGTATAGGATTAAAGAACCAATTACTCCTATTAGATGTATGGAGCAGAGAAATTATTATTAGCCCTCGATAGAAAagtattgcaaataaaaaaaatgattgaaTCATTGCTTAAATTGGATCCACATGATTATCATGtgcaatttaaaatattattatatttgataATTTGCTTGCACAAGAATCttcaattatttaatatttttagggGGTGAAATTCAGGTGCAAGGCAACTTTAAAAATCTATTAACACCTCCTATAGTTGGTGGTATCAAGCATGTTATATTTGTAGGGTTGTAATGAAAGTTTATGGTGATATTTTTTGGTGCAACCAATGTGGTAAAAATAATTAGCCTCCAACTCTATGGTAAAGTTGCAGTATGTTTTGTGTATCATCCTCTATTTGCTAAAAATGGATACCTTATTGTTTTACTTAAACAAAAATAACTATTGTATATCTATCCTTTGAAGGTATAAATCAAGCACTATCGCTGAGGATAAAACCGGTGCAACAACCATTATAATATTTGGAAAATTAGCTCAGCAACTAATTGGAGTCTCGGCACCTAACTTTGTGATGGACGTAAAATGCGACAGATTTACTATTCCAGCTGTTTAAAAAGACTCTTGATGGCACCTATATCTTCCAAATTATATTTGGGTCGCAGAGTTTTAACAACAATGTTGTAATTTCAAGATAACAAATATTATTACAGAAAGTAAATCTCAACGTACTGTTCTGGATGAAAGTTCTAGATCCAAACCTTTTTCCGATCAAGTTCAAAAAGAATCTGTTATTTCGACTCCTAAAAACAGTTTTATAATGAACTTTTTCAaaaagcatcttcttttaaaaaATCACCAAACACAAGCTGGTAACATACTTTGAATATtgctctttttctatttttttcttttaccaaaaaatatatttaatatagctCTATAGTACTATTGCTGAGAACTAGTACTTGCATCACCTGTAAAGAGACTGCGGCGGAGGTAATTTAACTTTAAATATTCCCTTTCtatctatttcttttttctttcataatttctaattatattttattgttgagtcttcaaaattaaataatatttttatagaatttttttttttagtttaaacGAATGACTTATGGATGATGAACATTAAGACTGATGTAACTTTATTagctaaaaaaatagtttttttattttaaaaaaatatataccaGCAGGTTAcatgcatgtcaatatggcaacaTAACCCAGATCCCCAACCAATTttccttagggctcgtttggtttgtgggaagcatttttcctcctaggaatatgatccCTGAAAAGCAGATccctaggaagaggatggctgaaaaagtacttttggcatgtttggttgactatgGAAAAATAACAGATTtatagagtgcttatgtttggttgaccatccactttcttgaaaaagttatgtataatttctattatacccttaataaaaattaggtctttaatgcctctttaatgctgaagggtctttttagaaaaaaaataaaaatagagtaaTTTCCGGTtaatggaaaagtaacttttgcATGCTTCTCATGAGAAAGACCTTCTCATGAAATgtgaaaatcatatttttataaaaatacaaCTTTGTTAtctcttttcttaaaaaatttcaaccaaataaaaaaaattttattattttctcgTTGACCACACCTTATTCCGTTCACTCTCCACGGACCAAACAAGCCCTACAAAGCACTAGCAGTAGGATGGGGAGCGAATCTAACAACATGGAGGGAGATCTAGAGATCCTGGCAAAGGTCTCCCTTTGGGTAGCGGCCTCGATGACCTACGTCCGCTTCGCCTCGTCCAAGATCCGGCCGGGAAAGCTCCGCCTCTTAACCATCCTTCCCgtgctccccctcctcctcaacCTCCCCTGGTCCTTCTCCTCCATCCACCTCCGCGCCATCTCCGCCTTCTTCCTTGCTTGGCTCGCCCTCttcaagctcctcctcctcgccttCGGCCTCGGCccactctccccctccctccccctcttcccctTCCTCTCCTCTGCCTCCCTCCCCATCAAACTCCTCCCCAGTTCCCAATCCAAACAGAGTTCCTCTTTATCCGGCCATCGCCTCCTCTTCTCCGCCGTCAAGGCTTTACTCCTCGCCGCCGTCATCAAGATCTACCGCTACCGTGACGAGTTCCCTCCCTGCCTCCTGTTCTCCATCCTCGGCTTCCATATCTACCTCCTTCTCGACCTCGTCctcgcctccgccgcc
It encodes the following:
- the LOC103713407 gene encoding probable long-chain-alcohol O-fatty-acyltransferase 4; translation: MGSESNNMEGDLEILAKVSLWVAASMTYVRFASSKIRPGKLRLLTILPVLPLLLNLPWSFSSIHLRAISAFFLAWLALFKLLLLAFGLGPLSPSLPLFPFLSSASLPIKLLPSSQSKQSSSLSGHRLLFSAVKALLLAAVIKIYRYRDEFPPCLLFSILGFHIYLLLDLVLASAAAPVAIFGLELEPHFDAPFRAASLQDFWGRRWNLVVSAILRPSVYHPVRARCGFDAGVFATFLVSGLMHEVMVYYVTLAAPTGEMMAFFVLHGLCTLAEVRARKAGLWRPNPMVAVPITVGFLSVTAIWLLLSPLLRSGEFEQVLAESVAAVGFLEDAGMALIGRIGLRPK